The Mesorhizobium koreense genome includes a window with the following:
- a CDS encoding ABC transporter permease, protein MNSPLPPDGAPIEHFVSTEPFDPKSVDKLSPIQERIYLASQLRLMWWKFKRHRAALISGIFLVLLYASILISEFLAPYSLSDRHVDNIYMPPQRVHFFHDGQFVGPFVYGTTYHLNMDILKREYPIDPNRVEKLRFFCKGDPYRFWGLFEARLHLFCAAKGSSGVFLLGTDRLGRDLLSRIIYGTRISLTIGLIGITVSFLLGISIGGLAGYYGGWVDLVVQRIIEVLQSLPSIPLWLALAAIMPVDWSPVLVYFGITIILGLIDWTGLARAVRSKLLSLREEDYVLAAELMGAGPRRIIFRHLIPGFMSHLIASATITIPTMILGETALSFLGLGLRPPVTSWGVLLNEAQNINVVALYPWLILPVVPVILVILAFNFLGDGLRDAADPYHTAW, encoded by the coding sequence GTGAATTCGCCGCTGCCGCCGGACGGCGCGCCGATCGAGCATTTCGTCTCAACCGAACCTTTCGACCCGAAATCGGTCGACAAGCTGTCGCCGATCCAGGAGCGCATCTATCTCGCGTCGCAACTCCGACTCATGTGGTGGAAATTCAAGCGCCACCGCGCGGCACTGATCTCCGGCATTTTTCTTGTCTTGCTCTACGCCTCGATCCTGATATCCGAATTCCTCGCGCCCTATTCCCTCAGCGATCGGCATGTGGACAACATCTATATGCCGCCGCAGCGGGTACATTTCTTCCACGATGGCCAATTCGTCGGGCCGTTCGTCTACGGCACGACTTACCATCTCAACATGGATATCCTGAAGCGCGAATACCCGATCGACCCGAACAGGGTCGAGAAGCTGCGCTTCTTCTGCAAGGGCGATCCCTACCGTTTCTGGGGCCTGTTCGAAGCGAGGCTGCATCTCTTCTGCGCGGCCAAGGGCTCGTCGGGTGTCTTCCTGCTCGGCACCGACCGGCTCGGCCGCGATCTCCTCTCGCGCATCATCTACGGCACGCGTATTTCGCTCACCATCGGCCTGATCGGCATCACGGTCTCCTTCCTGCTCGGCATCTCGATCGGCGGCCTCGCCGGCTATTATGGCGGCTGGGTGGATCTGGTTGTCCAGCGCATCATCGAGGTGCTGCAAAGCCTGCCCTCCATCCCGCTATGGCTGGCGCTTGCCGCCATCATGCCGGTCGACTGGAGCCCGGTCCTCGTCTATTTCGGCATCACCATCATCCTTGGCCTGATCGACTGGACGGGGTTGGCGCGCGCCGTCCGCTCCAAGCTCCTCTCGCTGCGCGAGGAGGACTATGTGCTGGCCGCCGAACTGATGGGCGCTGGCCCCAGGCGCATCATCTTCCGCCATCTGATCCCTGGCTTCATGAGCCATCTGATCGCCTCGGCGACGATCACCATCCCGACCATGATCCTCGGCGAGACGGCGCTCTCCTTCCTGGGGCTTGGCCTGCGCCCGCCCGTGACGAGCTGGGGCGTGCTCCTGAATGAGGCGCAGAACATCAATGTCGTGGCGCTCTATCCCTGGCTGATCCTGCCGGTTGTGCCGGTTATCCTCGTCATCCTTGCCTTCAATTTCCTTGGCGACGGACTGCGCGACGCGGCCGATCCGTATCATACGGCATGGTGA
- a CDS encoding ABC transporter permease, with the protein MIRYIIFRMFAAIPTLLLISVLIFFIIQLPPGDYFETYIAELQAQGETVDPNKIAYLKHEYGFDKPIIEQYGLWVLGMLHGDFGYSFEYEMPVTQVIGSRLYLTILISTVTIIFTWLVAFPIGIYSAVRQYSWGDYGLTFLGLLGLATPNFLLALILMYLANIWFGVSIGHLMDAKYLGQPMSWGKFWSIAEHMVIPVIVIGTSGTAAMIRRLRANLLDELQKQYVVTARAKGVPSLKALVKYPLRMALNFFIADIGGILPSVISGAVVVSIVLSLETTGPLLIRALQSQDMYLAGSFLMFLAALTVAGVLISDIALALLDPRIRLQAGRRK; encoded by the coding sequence GTGATCCGCTACATCATCTTCCGCATGTTCGCCGCCATCCCCACGCTGCTCCTCATCAGCGTGCTGATCTTCTTCATCATACAGCTCCCCCCCGGCGACTATTTCGAGACCTATATCGCCGAGTTGCAGGCACAGGGCGAGACCGTCGACCCGAACAAGATCGCCTACCTCAAGCACGAATACGGCTTCGACAAGCCGATAATCGAGCAGTACGGCCTGTGGGTGCTCGGCATGTTGCACGGCGATTTCGGCTATTCCTTCGAATACGAAATGCCGGTCACGCAGGTGATCGGCAGCCGTCTTTACCTGACTATCCTGATCTCCACCGTCACCATCATCTTCACCTGGCTGGTCGCCTTTCCGATAGGCATATATTCCGCCGTCCGCCAATATTCCTGGGGCGATTACGGGTTGACCTTTCTCGGCCTCCTCGGCCTCGCCACACCCAATTTCCTGCTGGCGCTTATCCTCATGTATCTCGCCAATATCTGGTTCGGCGTCTCGATCGGGCATCTGATGGACGCGAAATATCTCGGCCAGCCGATGAGTTGGGGCAAATTCTGGTCGATCGCCGAGCATATGGTGATCCCCGTCATCGTCATCGGCACGTCGGGCACCGCCGCCATGATCCGCCGGCTGCGCGCCAATCTCCTTGACGAACTGCAGAAGCAGTACGTCGTCACCGCTCGCGCCAAGGGCGTGCCGTCCTTGAAGGCGCTGGTCAAATATCCGCTCCGCATGGCGCTCAATTTCTTCATCGCCGATATCGGCGGCATCCTGCCCTCGGTGATTTCGGGCGCCGTCGTCGTCTCCATCGTGCTTTCGTTGGAGACGACGGGTCCGCTCCTGATCCGGGCGCTGCAGAGCCAGGACATGTATCTGGCCGGATCGTTCCTGATGTTCCTCGCGGCGCTGACGGTAGCCGGCGTGCTGATCTCCGATATTGCGCTGGCGCTGCTCGACCCGCGCATCCGCCTGCAGGCGGGGAGGCGCAAGTGA
- a CDS encoding ABC transporter substrate-binding protein, translating into MSGRRWSRRSFSKLAVSVVSLPLLPGLGAAAAEEPPDLAPGVVAGDMPPLAERLPRNPRVVDMAPLHKVEGRYGGTLRMIMAEDKDIRMMTVYSYARLVVFDLDLNLVPDILEKFEVEEGRIFTLHLREGHRWSDGHPFTVEDFRYCWEDVSLNKELSRGGPSQQMLVEGKPPIFEVIDETTVRYAWEKPNPLFLPSLAGGSPNYIFMPAHYLKQFHKKYADPEKLAELIASHRMRDWVALHTVMARQYRPENPDLPTLEPWANTTAPPAERFTFRRNPYFHRVDGSGRQLPYIPTVYLSMSSADIIPAKTGAGESDLQGRYLRFDNYTFLRQAEKQHPIHVDLWRDGTGSEVAFLPNLNANDKIWRGVFRDVRFRRALSLAINRHEINQQFYFGLAREAANSVLPGSPLYKRSYDEAWAAFDPDQANRLLDHMKLKKGGDGIRLLPDGRRAELVVEFAGNVEQSDIMELVREYWGDIGIKVFQRSLNLEVMRRRFLAGDTLISMWGGLSVGLATADLPPEELAPVSSAQGNWPKWGQYTETMGKAGEPVDLPEAQELLDLYHAWRVSSTTAERRGIWQMMLSIFTDQVFTIGTVNSVNQPVVINSRLRNVPKEGVYSFAPGAYFGIYMPDTFWYDEAGNKAQ; encoded by the coding sequence ATGAGCGGGCGCCGCTGGTCTCGCCGGAGTTTTTCCAAGCTCGCCGTATCGGTCGTTTCCCTGCCTTTGCTTCCCGGCCTCGGTGCGGCTGCCGCCGAGGAGCCGCCCGATCTTGCCCCTGGTGTCGTGGCGGGCGACATGCCGCCGCTTGCCGAACGCCTGCCGCGGAACCCGCGCGTGGTCGATATGGCGCCGTTGCACAAGGTGGAAGGGCGCTATGGCGGCACGCTCAGGATGATCATGGCGGAGGACAAGGACATCCGCATGATGACCGTCTATTCCTATGCGCGGCTGGTCGTGTTCGATCTCGACCTCAACCTGGTGCCGGATATCCTCGAAAAGTTCGAGGTCGAGGAAGGCCGCATCTTCACGCTTCATCTGCGCGAAGGCCATAGATGGTCCGACGGCCACCCCTTCACCGTCGAGGATTTCCGCTATTGCTGGGAGGACGTTTCCCTCAACAAGGAACTGTCGCGCGGCGGCCCCTCGCAGCAGATGCTGGTCGAAGGCAAGCCGCCGATTTTCGAGGTGATCGACGAGACGACCGTCCGCTACGCCTGGGAGAAGCCCAATCCGCTTTTCCTGCCCTCGCTCGCCGGCGGCAGCCCGAACTACATCTTCATGCCGGCGCATTATCTGAAGCAATTTCACAAGAAATACGCTGACCCGGAAAAGCTGGCGGAACTGATCGCATCACACAGGATGCGCGACTGGGTTGCGCTGCATACGGTGATGGCGCGGCAGTACCGGCCCGAAAATCCGGACCTGCCGACACTGGAGCCCTGGGCGAACACTACCGCGCCGCCGGCCGAGCGCTTCACCTTCCGCCGCAATCCGTATTTCCACCGCGTCGACGGCAGCGGCCGTCAACTTCCCTATATCCCGACCGTCTATCTCTCGATGAGCTCGGCCGACATCATCCCGGCCAAGACCGGGGCCGGCGAGAGCGATCTCCAGGGACGGTATCTCCGGTTCGACAATTATACCTTCCTGCGACAGGCGGAGAAGCAACACCCGATCCATGTCGATCTTTGGCGCGATGGAACCGGCTCGGAAGTCGCCTTCCTTCCCAATCTGAATGCCAACGACAAGATCTGGCGCGGCGTGTTTCGCGACGTGCGCTTCCGCCGGGCGCTGTCGCTGGCCATCAACCGTCACGAGATCAATCAGCAATTCTATTTCGGCCTGGCGCGGGAAGCTGCGAATTCCGTGCTGCCGGGTTCGCCGCTCTACAAAAGAAGCTATGACGAGGCTTGGGCGGCGTTCGATCCGGACCAAGCGAACCGCCTTCTCGATCATATGAAACTGAAGAAGGGCGGCGATGGCATCCGGCTCCTCCCCGACGGGAGACGGGCGGAACTGGTTGTCGAGTTTGCCGGAAACGTCGAGCAGTCGGATATCATGGAACTGGTGCGTGAATACTGGGGCGACATCGGCATCAAGGTGTTCCAGCGCTCGCTCAATCTCGAAGTGATGCGCCGCCGCTTTCTCGCCGGCGATACGCTGATCTCGATGTGGGGCGGCTTGAGCGTGGGACTTGCCACTGCCGATCTCCCGCCGGAGGAACTGGCACCGGTTTCCTCCGCGCAGGGCAACTGGCCGAAATGGGGGCAGTACACCGAGACCATGGGCAAGGCCGGCGAGCCGGTCGACCTGCCGGAGGCGCAGGAATTGCTCGACCTCTACCATGCCTGGCGTGTGTCCTCCACGACGGCGGAGCGCCGCGGAATCTGGCAGATGATGCTTTCGATCTTCACTGATCAGGTCTTCACCATTGGTACGGTGAACAGCGTCAACCAGCCGGTCGTCATCAATTCCCGGCTGCGCAACGTGCCGAAGGAAGGTGTCTATTCGTTTGCGCCGGGCGCTTATTTCGGCATCTATATGCCGGATACCTTCTGGTATGATGAAGCTGGGAACAAGGCGCAGTGA
- a CDS encoding ABC transporter ATP-binding protein: MAGIPDLLRVEDLRISITIERSGLEVVKGASFRIPAGRTVALVGESGSGKSIIAQSILGILPRVAKITGGRIWFRDKVCGEKPIDIAALDVNGPEMQALRGGRIAMIFQEPMTSLSPLHRIGNQVEEALILHRDLKGGEARAMTEDMLRLVGFADPHRAYDMYSMELSGGMRQRAMIAMALICHPALLVADEPTTALDVTVQAQVLGLLKDLQERLGMSMLLITHDLGVVANMADEVVVIYHGEIVEAGSVEHIFRHPSHSYTKALMRAVPEIGTEKSKKLVSLREIDHVIPQSMRRDRGVMDSAAPPLVSVRDLTRSFTIQKDSWWVGDKTHVLAVNDVSFDIRRGECFGIVGESGSGKSTVSKLMMRAITADSGEIRFDNGAMKCDVRALEGKELKEFRKRMQIVFQDPFSSLSPRSTVLNILREPLEIHEIGTAEQRTRTARELMALVGLSPTYLNRYPHSFSGGQRQRIGIARALALSPDLLICDEPVSALDVSVQAQILNLLKKLQAELGLTMVFISHNLAVVKYIADRIAVMRKGRIVEIAPCEALFADPVHPYTRKLLAAVPHADLDHKLDFPERSDEIIDEAESWDPVFRPGGSSELKLMPAGAGHYVLAHEDFAESGVMA, translated from the coding sequence GTGGCGGGCATACCCGATCTCCTGAGGGTAGAGGATTTGCGTATCTCGATCACCATCGAGCGTTCCGGGCTCGAAGTGGTGAAGGGCGCGAGCTTTCGCATCCCCGCCGGCAGGACGGTGGCGCTGGTGGGCGAATCCGGTTCCGGCAAGTCGATTATCGCCCAGTCCATTCTCGGCATCCTGCCGCGTGTCGCCAAAATCACCGGCGGCCGTATCTGGTTCCGAGACAAGGTCTGCGGCGAGAAGCCCATCGACATTGCCGCTCTCGATGTCAACGGCCCCGAGATGCAGGCGCTGCGCGGCGGCCGCATCGCCATGATCTTCCAGGAGCCGATGACCTCGCTGTCGCCGCTGCACAGGATCGGCAACCAGGTCGAAGAGGCGCTGATCCTGCATCGCGACCTCAAAGGCGGCGAGGCTCGCGCCATGACGGAGGACATGCTGCGGCTCGTCGGCTTCGCCGATCCGCACCGCGCCTACGACATGTATTCGATGGAGCTTTCGGGCGGCATGCGCCAGCGCGCCATGATCGCCATGGCGCTGATCTGCCATCCGGCACTCCTGGTCGCGGACGAGCCGACAACGGCGCTCGACGTCACCGTGCAGGCGCAGGTGCTCGGGCTCTTGAAGGACCTGCAGGAGCGGCTCGGCATGTCGATGCTTCTGATCACGCACGACCTCGGCGTGGTCGCCAACATGGCCGACGAGGTCGTCGTCATCTATCACGGCGAGATCGTCGAGGCGGGCTCGGTCGAACATATCTTCCGCCATCCGAGTCACTCCTATACGAAAGCGCTCATGCGCGCCGTTCCCGAGATCGGCACGGAGAAGTCGAAGAAGCTGGTCAGCCTGCGCGAGATCGATCACGTCATCCCCCAATCCATGCGGCGCGACAGGGGCGTGATGGACAGCGCCGCGCCGCCGCTTGTCAGCGTGCGCGACCTGACCAGAAGCTTCACGATCCAGAAGGATAGCTGGTGGGTCGGCGACAAGACCCACGTGCTCGCCGTCAACGACGTCAGCTTCGATATCCGCCGGGGCGAATGCTTCGGCATCGTCGGCGAGAGCGGCAGTGGCAAGTCCACGGTAAGCAAGCTGATGATGCGGGCGATCACCGCAGATTCCGGTGAAATCAGGTTCGACAACGGCGCCATGAAGTGCGACGTGCGCGCTCTGGAAGGAAAGGAACTGAAAGAGTTCCGCAAGCGCATGCAGATCGTCTTCCAGGATCCGTTTTCCTCGCTCAGCCCGCGCTCGACCGTCCTCAATATCCTGCGCGAGCCTCTGGAGATCCACGAAATCGGCACGGCTGAGCAACGAACGCGGACTGCCAGGGAACTGATGGCGCTGGTCGGCCTTTCACCGACCTATCTCAACCGCTATCCTCACTCCTTCTCGGGAGGCCAGCGTCAGCGCATCGGTATCGCCCGCGCGCTTGCCCTTTCGCCCGATCTTTTGATCTGTGACGAGCCGGTATCCGCGCTCGATGTCTCTGTCCAGGCGCAGATCCTCAACCTGTTGAAGAAGTTGCAGGCCGAACTCGGTCTGACCATGGTCTTCATCTCGCACAATCTGGCGGTGGTGAAGTATATCGCCGACCGCATCGCCGTCATGCGCAAGGGCCGCATCGTCGAGATCGCCCCCTGTGAGGCCTTGTTCGCCGATCCGGTGCATCCCTATACACGCAAGCTTCTGGCCGCTGTCCCGCATGCCGACCTCGATCACAAGCTGGATTTCCCCGAACGCTCCGACGAGATCATCGACGAAGCCGAAAGCTGGGATCCGGTTTTCCGCCCGGGTGGCAGCAGCGAATTGAAGCTGATGCCGGCAGGCGCTGGCCACTACGTGCTTGCCCATGAGGATTTCGCCGAAAGCGGGGTCATGGCATGA
- a CDS encoding histidine phosphatase family protein, which produces MVKRLIFAMRHSQTRWNAEGRFQGRSDHSLTVAGQRQAAENGRKLKAHFKRLGVEPARIAAYVSPLKRARETFAATAAEVGIAESQVNIDTRLAEASFGRWEGMTTLEVKASFAAERRLRKTDRWNFNAHGGDSYADLARSMESFLADLAPARPVLVVSHAGNMKVMAAMLAGLAREEAMALSVPHDTVLCWDGGQLAWI; this is translated from the coding sequence ATGGTCAAACGCCTGATCTTCGCAATGCGCCATAGCCAAACCCGGTGGAACGCCGAAGGGCGGTTCCAGGGCCGCAGCGACCATTCCCTCACGGTTGCGGGACAGCGGCAGGCAGCGGAAAACGGCAGGAAGCTGAAAGCACACTTCAAGCGTCTCGGCGTCGAGCCGGCCCGGATCGCTGCTTATGTTTCGCCGCTCAAGCGGGCACGCGAGACGTTCGCCGCGACTGCAGCGGAAGTGGGAATTGCGGAAAGCCAAGTCAACATCGATACCCGCCTCGCGGAAGCATCGTTCGGGCGCTGGGAGGGCATGACGACGCTGGAGGTCAAGGCATCCTTTGCCGCCGAGCGCCGCCTGCGCAAGACGGATCGCTGGAATTTCAACGCGCATGGCGGCGACAGCTACGCCGATCTGGCGCGCTCCATGGAGAGTTTTCTGGCCGATCTCGCTCCAGCACGGCCTGTGCTCGTCGTGTCACATGCCGGCAATATGAAGGTCATGGCCGCGATGCTCGCCGGTCTGGCGAGGGAAGAGGCAATGGCGCTTTCCGTTCCCCACGACACCGTGCTCTGCTGGGACGGGGGGCAACTCGCATGGATTTGA
- a CDS encoding mechanosensitive ion channel family protein — MDLHAIGIRTLFLRLMLFVAIAAGIGAIAPTFAFAANPLLSKAEGSSGAGQPGSLDSFLEEARKAGSTVIVVKPGEPRKTVHPDTMGMSLSNTSLLQARANVSKMFHNTKLFVAGLPAILKSAGPDGTMLWVAQALATAFGGLMLGTLLFRTTARWGRDHFGYVYNPNEKRRSGKLQYLLGRAGWMLVSTAMMFVTAVLVAVIFDTGEEASRRTIFVIVSTYAGYKILRHVILYNFLAPDVPAHRLVNLSNEAAHRLYRDWSVVLGVSAFIIGICRWIQALELDNDAQRLGFIIGMLISAVMFGTLAIRHRNELYEMRLGPGDPKRKPAWKRVLALSVLPLILIYLAAAWFVSSIRLSLGLPGGYLLVGAPIIVFVVAIFAYGVASYLLELIYEARATAFRREQILKSLSEHRAWRRAQAAQEIAANRSEDERDLLEDGEEMSVHSPVERPKDRPREFRPAFKDFFENAIMAVILIVSVGGLARLWGLDMDSEWGHALTSTLDILLILFLAGSSYRAINNFIDTKIIEEGGSLDDHPINPGEGEGEAGRGQSRLATLLPVFRNVIICAIVVFAFIFVLSYLGVNVAPLFAGAGLVGIAIGFGAQTLIRDIFSGAFFLIDDAFRKGEYVDIGQVKGVVEKISMRSFQLRHHLGALHTVPFGEIKQLTNYSRDWVMMKLPLRLTYDTDVEKVRKLIKKLGQQLLEDPVIGPLFMQPLKSQGVYAMEDSAMIVRVKFMTRPGDQFVTRKVIYSAIREIFEKEGVHFAHREVTVKLADGVHAEILTPEQREAIAGSVRSVIDEEEAKRRALPDPGKAAASAL; from the coding sequence ATGGACTTGCACGCAATCGGAATCAGGACGCTCTTCCTCCGGCTGATGCTTTTCGTGGCCATCGCGGCCGGGATCGGTGCGATAGCACCGACATTTGCATTCGCCGCCAATCCACTTCTCAGCAAGGCCGAGGGCTCGTCGGGCGCCGGACAACCGGGATCGCTTGATTCTTTCCTCGAAGAAGCACGGAAGGCGGGTTCAACCGTCATCGTCGTCAAGCCGGGCGAGCCGAGGAAAACCGTGCATCCCGACACGATGGGCATGTCGCTTTCGAATACCAGCCTTCTGCAGGCGCGCGCGAACGTCTCCAAGATGTTCCACAATACCAAGCTGTTCGTGGCCGGCCTGCCCGCCATCCTGAAATCGGCGGGACCGGACGGCACGATGCTTTGGGTGGCGCAGGCGCTGGCGACGGCGTTCGGCGGGCTGATGCTCGGCACGTTGCTCTTCCGGACGACCGCGCGATGGGGCCGCGACCATTTCGGCTATGTCTACAATCCGAACGAGAAGCGGCGCTCCGGCAAGCTGCAATATCTGCTCGGGCGGGCCGGATGGATGCTGGTCTCGACCGCGATGATGTTCGTCACCGCTGTCCTGGTGGCGGTCATCTTCGACACCGGAGAGGAAGCGTCGCGCAGGACGATCTTCGTGATCGTCTCGACCTATGCCGGATACAAGATCCTGCGCCACGTGATCCTCTACAATTTCCTTGCGCCCGACGTTCCGGCCCATCGTCTCGTCAACCTTTCCAACGAAGCGGCGCACAGACTCTATCGGGACTGGTCGGTGGTTTTGGGCGTTTCGGCTTTCATCATCGGCATCTGCCGCTGGATCCAGGCGCTGGAACTCGACAACGACGCGCAAAGACTGGGCTTCATCATCGGCATGCTGATCTCGGCGGTCATGTTCGGCACGCTGGCGATCCGGCATCGCAATGAATTGTACGAGATGAGGCTCGGTCCGGGCGATCCGAAGCGAAAGCCGGCCTGGAAACGTGTGCTCGCGCTTTCGGTGCTGCCGCTCATCCTCATCTATCTGGCAGCGGCATGGTTCGTCAGTTCGATACGGCTGTCGCTTGGCCTGCCAGGCGGTTATCTGCTGGTCGGCGCGCCGATTATCGTCTTCGTGGTGGCGATTTTCGCCTATGGCGTCGCCAGCTACCTTCTCGAACTGATCTACGAGGCCCGGGCAACCGCCTTCCGGCGTGAGCAGATCCTCAAATCGCTGTCCGAGCACCGGGCCTGGCGCCGGGCACAGGCAGCACAGGAAATCGCCGCGAACCGCAGCGAAGACGAACGCGACCTTCTCGAAGATGGCGAGGAAATGAGCGTTCACTCACCGGTCGAAAGGCCGAAGGACCGGCCGCGCGAGTTCCGGCCAGCCTTCAAGGATTTCTTCGAGAACGCCATAATGGCGGTGATCCTGATCGTTTCGGTCGGCGGGCTCGCCCGGCTGTGGGGTCTCGACATGGACAGCGAATGGGGGCACGCGCTCACCTCCACACTTGATATCCTGCTCATCCTTTTCCTGGCCGGGTCGAGCTACCGCGCCATCAACAACTTCATCGACACCAAGATCATCGAGGAGGGAGGCAGCCTCGACGATCATCCCATCAATCCCGGCGAGGGGGAGGGCGAGGCCGGGCGAGGCCAATCGCGGCTGGCGACGCTGCTCCCCGTATTCCGCAACGTCATCATCTGTGCGATCGTCGTATTCGCCTTCATCTTCGTCCTCTCCTATCTCGGTGTGAACGTGGCGCCGCTCTTCGCGGGCGCCGGGCTGGTCGGTATCGCCATCGGCTTCGGCGCGCAGACGCTGATCAGGGACATCTTCTCCGGCGCGTTCTTCCTGATCGACGACGCGTTCCGCAAAGGTGAATATGTCGATATCGGGCAAGTGAAGGGTGTCGTCGAAAAGATATCCATGCGCTCCTTCCAACTCCGGCACCATCTCGGCGCGCTGCACACGGTTCCCTTCGGCGAGATCAAGCAATTGACGAACTATTCGCGCGACTGGGTGATGATGAAGCTGCCGCTCAGGCTGACTTACGACACGGATGTCGAAAAAGTACGCAAGCTCATCAAGAAGCTCGGCCAGCAATTGCTCGAGGATCCGGTGATCGGGCCACTGTTCATGCAGCCGCTGAAATCCCAGGGCGTCTACGCCATGGAAGATTCGGCCATGATCGTGCGCGTCAAATTCATGACGCGGCCGGGCGATCAGTTCGTCACACGCAAGGTGATCTATTCGGCGATCCGCGAGATATTCGAAAAAGAAGGCGTGCATTTCGCCCACCGCGAGGTGACGGTGAAACTGGCCGACGGCGTCCATGCGGAAATCCTTACACCAGAGCAGCGTGAAGCGATCGCCGGCTCGGTAAGGTCCGTGATCGACGAGGAGGAGGCGAAGCGCAGGGCACTGCCGGATCCGGGCAAGGCGGCAGCGAGCGCGCTTTGA
- a CDS encoding FkbM family methyltransferase codes for MTASSVAAKRTFPDLDTKSVFGSCALDEAASEAWRLATDRELPADIRKANRKRIPAGQFGPFDVTVENLRFRAYPAENRCDRIIVGRGALPEGQEHELLAPFLGSGAIFVDIGANVGTYALWAARRVGPAGIVIALEPHPRTFAKLEFNRTANGLQNVRCLNVAAGPEAGVATLRFDGGGNVGGASLLASQTADRRANVMVAIRPLADILLEQKILRIDVIKVDVEGYEDRALLSYFDHASRDCWPKTIMIETVLSGRWERDCLAELAKRGYERVAGTTENVILQLAR; via the coding sequence TTGACCGCTTCCTCGGTGGCTGCAAAAAGGACTTTCCCGGACCTCGACACCAAGAGCGTTTTCGGCTCATGCGCGCTCGATGAGGCGGCAAGCGAGGCATGGCGGCTGGCGACCGACCGCGAGCTACCCGCCGACATCCGCAAGGCCAACCGCAAGCGCATTCCCGCCGGACAGTTCGGCCCGTTCGACGTCACCGTCGAGAACCTTCGATTCCGCGCCTATCCGGCCGAAAATCGCTGTGACCGCATCATCGTCGGACGCGGGGCGCTGCCGGAAGGACAAGAGCACGAATTGCTTGCGCCCTTCCTCGGCAGCGGCGCGATCTTCGTCGATATCGGCGCGAATGTCGGCACCTATGCGCTATGGGCCGCAAGGCGGGTCGGCCCGGCCGGCATCGTGATCGCGCTCGAACCGCATCCGCGTACCTTCGCCAAGCTGGAATTCAATCGCACGGCGAACGGATTGCAAAATGTCCGCTGCCTGAACGTCGCTGCGGGGCCGGAAGCGGGAGTGGCAACGCTGCGTTTCGACGGCGGCGGCAATGTCGGTGGGGCATCGCTGCTTGCGAGCCAGACAGCGGACAGGAGGGCCAACGTAATGGTCGCCATCAGGCCGCTCGCCGATATCCTCCTGGAACAGAAAATCCTCCGTATCGATGTCATAAAGGTCGATGTCGAAGGTTACGAAGACCGCGCGCTGCTCTCTTATTTCGATCATGCGTCACGAGATTGCTGGCCGAAAACGATCATGATCGAGACGGTACTGAGCGGCCGCTGGGAGCGGGATTGCCTGGCGGAATTAGCCAAGCGCGGCTATGAGCGCGTTGCCGGGACGACGGAGAATGTCATCCTGCAACTTGCGCGGTGA